The Lewinellaceae bacterium DNA window ATAGGGAAGTTGATGGAAATGTGGTCACCGCTTTCCCAGCGTCTGGTGATGACGGCATAACCGTGATCCACCTGATACGCCTGAGGTTGTCCGTTGATGGTGACCGGAACCGGATTCGTATTACCTGATGCAAAGGTGTACAGGTCACTGGGCACCACTTCTCCCCGGGCCCAGCCTGGTATGCGGATCTTCACCGTGAACTGTGACGATGACCGGGGATTTACCCGAATATCCACCTGCCCATCCCAGGGATAACGGGTTTCCTGGATCATCTCCAGTTCGCCAGCCGTCGTCCGTATGCTGGCTTTTCCTCCAACGAAAAGGTTGACGTAGATCTGGTCGCCCTGAACGGCATACTGATAGCCGGGAATAGAAGGGAAGAACCGTGCTACATTACTCGGACAACATGCACACGAAAACCATGGACTGCGTGCCTGATTCTTCCGTGCTTCCAGAGGATTGGCGTAGAAGAAACGGTCTCCTTCCAGGGACATGCCCGAATTGGCGGCATTATACAGCGTGCGTTCCAGCACATCGATGTATTTGGATTCTCCGTGAAGCAAGAAGAGCCGGTAATTCCAGAAGACGTTGGCAATGGAGGCACAAGTCTCACAGTAGGCACTGAAATTCGGAAGAGCATAAGGCGGCCCGAATCCTTCCCAGGCTCCGGTGGCTCCTATCCCTCCGGTAATGTAAAGCTTTTTAGATACAACATCTTCCCAGATCTTGTCGATGGCATGGATGTAATCCTGATTGCCGGTGAGCGCCGCAATATCTGCCATTCCACTGTACATATAGGCGGCGCGTACTGCGTGGCCTACCGCTTCTGTCTGGTCGATCACTTTCAGATGCGCCTGGCTGTATTCACCCTGATTTGGCCCCCTTACGTCCAGGAAGAACTTGGCCAGGTCGAGGTATCTCTTCTCTCCCGTGATGCGATAGAGCTTAGCCAGACCGATCTCGATGACCTGATGACCCGGGTATTTTTCAATCTTACCCCATCCGAACTCCCGGTCGATCAGATCGGCAAATCGAATGGCAATATTCAGCAGGGTTTTCTTGCCCGTAGCCAGGTAATGGGCCGCTGCTGCTTCAAAAAGGTGTCCGGCATTGTACAATTCATGCGATAGGTCTTCCGTCTTGTCCCAGCGGTGAGCCCCAGCCCAGGCGTGGGGATGTTCGGGATCGATCGTGCGTGTGGTATAGAGGTATCCATCGGATTCCTGGGCTGCACCAATAATTGCAATCCAGTCATCAATTTTTTGCTCCAGGACCGGATCGGGATGGACTTGCAGGGAGTAGGAGGCGCCTTCAATTATCTTGTACAGATCCGAATCATCGAATGGGTAGGCGGTGCAAAAGGAACCTTGCTCTTCCCCAGCAGCGATGGCAAAATTTTTCACCCTTCCGGTGGACTGGCATTGTTCCATGGTATAGGGCAACGTACGTGTCCGGTGTTGTTCAAGGCGTGGTGCCCAGAAATCGTCGTTGAAATGGACCTGGGTGAAGGGTACCGGATGATAGGGGTAGTCGTGTGTGTCGTCCAGCGATTGGCAGTTGAGGTAGAGGGAAGTAAGCATGAATAAGAACATCAGATGGATTCGGATCAAATGCATGATTTGTTCGTTTTCTAATGGATAAATGATTACGGTAAGGCAAAGGCCACCCAGGTGTCACCGGATTTCGTACCCAGTTTTCCTCCTCCGCAGGCGATGACCACATATTGCTTGCCATTCACGGCATAGGTCGCTGGTGTAGCGTAGCCGGCTGCCGGCAGGTCAAAAGACCAAAGTTCGGCTCCTGTCGCTTTATCAAAAGCACGAATTTTTTCATCAGCGGTGGCTGCGATGAAAAGCAGGCCTCCGGCGGTCACGACAGGGCCGCCGTAATTTTCCGTACCGGTAGGTGGTAAGCCCCGGTCGATCAGTTCCTGATGGATGCCCAGAGGCACCTGCCACCGGATGGTTCCCTGGTTCAGATCAATGGCGCTCAGAGTTCCCCAGGGAGGGCGCACTGCCGGATAGCCATCTGCTCCGACAAATTTATTGTAACCGGTATGCTGGTAACGGCGGTCTTCTTTGGACGGTGCATCGTTTGATGGTTTGCCGGTGTCAGGTGTATCCAGGTTGTACAAAAAGGCGACCAAAGCATCGATTTCCTGGTCTCCCAGCCACCGGAAGTTAGGCATTTGCCCCTGTCCGGATTGTAAGATGTGCCGCGCTTCATCAGCCTTCCGGCGGGAAGGAAGCTGGGTCAAATCCGGTATGCCGCCCATAAAGGAACTCCCTTGCCGCTCCAGGCCATGGCATCCAGCACAGTAATTCTTATACGTATTGAAGCCCCTGTCCCGGAGCAGGCCGTTGGTTTTTTCTGTGACTTCAAAGAGTTTCAGGATCCAGGGCATTTCATTGGCGTTGACATAAAGGGTGCCTGACTCCTGATCCCATCCGGCACCTCCCCATTCTCCTCCGCCATCAAATCCGGGGAAGATGACTGTTCCCTGGAAACTGGGCGGAACAAAAGGCCCCCCGGTACGTACGGTAGCCAACATCTGCAAAGCATTTTCACGGGACGTATCACTGATGGTGGTTACTACGTCCGGAGTAAAATTCTGCCGGACAAAGGGTGGGGGAGCAGTAGGGATGGGTTGGGTTGGCCAGGCTGATTCACCAGGTATATCACTGGCAGACACAGGCTGTTCAACGATAGGAAATAGCGGCGTGCCATCTTCCCGGTTGAAGAGGAATACAAATCCGGTTTTGGTGATTTGAGCGACGGCATCAACCTGCTTACCATCCCGCTCTACGGTGACCAGGTTAGGTGTTGAAGGAAGATCTCGATCCCAGATGTCGTGATGGACCGTCTGAAAATGCCAGATCCTTTTCCCATTGTGTGCGTCCAGGGCGATCAGGCAGTTGGCAAATAAGTTAGCTCCCAGCCGGTTACCACCATAAAAGTCAGCCGTGGCGGAACCGGTGGGGACGAAAAGCAATCCCCGTGTAGCATCCAGGGCCATTCCTGCCCATGAGTTGGCTCCTCCTTCATACGTATAGGCTTCCGGTGGCCAGGTGTCATAACCTTCTTCTCCCGGTTGCGGAATAGTATGGAAGATCCAGCGTTGTTGTCCCGTATGCACATCGTAAGCGCGAATATGACCGGGACCTGCTCCGTAACTTTCATCTACCCGGCTACCAATGATAAATAAGTCTTCAAAAACGACCCCGGGGGAATTGGCTGTCAAAAAGAAAGATTCCGGATCCCGGCCCATGCCTTCGCGCAGATCGACGCGTCCGTGGGTGCCAAAGTCCTCGATCAGTTTTCCGGTAAGGGCATCTATGCAAAGCAGGTAAGGGCCAACAGTCACCAGCAACCGCCGGCCTTCTATGCCATCCCAATATGCCAGCCCCCGGTTTACACCCAGGCCATTCAGCCCGGACAGGTCTTCCAATGGGGCTATCTTCCAAAGCTCTTTGCCACTGGCCGCATCCAGGGCAAAAAAGTTCAGTGCGGGGGTGCTGCCATAAAGGACACCATCAAGGATCAGCGGATTACACTGAATCTGGGTATTGCGGGAGGTATCCAGGTCACCGGATGAAAAGCTCCAGGCAACCTTTAACCGGGTTACATTTGACTGGTTGATCTGATCGAGGGAACTGTAATGATCACGATCGTTACCTCCCAGATAACCTCCCCAATCCGGACTGGATTTATCCGTACGACAAGCCAGGAAAGATAGTGTGACAAAAAAAAGCGTAACCCGCATTTGAAAATTAATTTACAGGAAGATAGTTATTCCCGGAAGTTTGACCACCCTATGAAGCAAGGAACATTTGTTTACCTTTAAACATGCTGGCAATGGAATGAGCCAGGGGATTGTGAAAGCAGGAATCGAAAACATGAAAAGTCCATTTAGACGAATTAGTCTGGCTTTTTCCACGCTCTTAATGGCGTGGATGGTAAACGGGCAGCAAGCCCTGGTGATTATGAACGTGCGCATTATAGATGGCAGTGGCGGACCTTCCGCCATGGGAAATGTGCGTATTGTAGGTGACCAGATAGACACGTTCGGTCATATCTCACCTGCCCCCGGAGATTCCATTATTGATGGTGAAGGCCTGACACTGAGCCCTGGATTCATTGATTCTCACAGCCATCACGATGCTGATTATACGGCGGATCATCACCTGGTGCCGGTCATAAGTCAGGGCATTACAACCATTGTCGTAGGCCAGGATGGCAGTAGTAATTTGCCCCTTGGTGCCTTTTTTGACCATCTGGAGCAAGAACCACCTGCTGTGAACATCGCTTCCTATGCCGGCCATAATACACTGAGGTGGGAAGTGCTGGGAAATTCCGACTACCGCCGCGAGGCAACTGCTGATGAAATAGCCCGGATGGGACAATTACTGGATCAGGAGATGGAAGCCGGCGCACTGGGGATGTCTACCGGTCTGGAATACGATCCTGGTAT harbors:
- a CDS encoding PQQ-binding-like beta-propeller repeat protein; amino-acid sequence: MRVTLFFVTLSFLACRTDKSSPDWGGYLGGNDRDHYSSLDQINQSNVTRLKVAWSFSSGDLDTSRNTQIQCNPLILDGVLYGSTPALNFFALDAASGKELWKIAPLEDLSGLNGLGVNRGLAYWDGIEGRRLLVTVGPYLLCIDALTGKLIEDFGTHGRVDLREGMGRDPESFFLTANSPGVVFEDLFIIGSRVDESYGAGPGHIRAYDVHTGQQRWIFHTIPQPGEEGYDTWPPEAYTYEGGANSWAGMALDATRGLLFVPTGSATADFYGGNRLGANLFANCLIALDAHNGKRIWHFQTVHHDIWDRDLPSTPNLVTVERDGKQVDAVAQITKTGFVFLFNREDGTPLFPIVEQPVSASDIPGESAWPTQPIPTAPPPFVRQNFTPDVVTTISDTSRENALQMLATVRTGGPFVPPSFQGTVIFPGFDGGGEWGGAGWDQESGTLYVNANEMPWILKLFEVTEKTNGLLRDRGFNTYKNYCAGCHGLERQGSSFMGGIPDLTQLPSRRKADEARHILQSGQGQMPNFRWLGDQEIDALVAFLYNLDTPDTGKPSNDAPSKEDRRYQHTGYNKFVGADGYPAVRPPWGTLSAIDLNQGTIRWQVPLGIHQELIDRGLPPTGTENYGGPVVTAGGLLFIAATADEKIRAFDKATGAELWSFDLPAAGYATPATYAVNGKQYVVIACGGGKLGTKSGDTWVAFALP
- a CDS encoding glycoside hydrolase family 127 protein, which translates into the protein MHLIRIHLMFLFMLTSLYLNCQSLDDTHDYPYHPVPFTQVHFNDDFWAPRLEQHRTRTLPYTMEQCQSTGRVKNFAIAAGEEQGSFCTAYPFDDSDLYKIIEGASYSLQVHPDPVLEQKIDDWIAIIGAAQESDGYLYTTRTIDPEHPHAWAGAHRWDKTEDLSHELYNAGHLFEAAAAHYLATGKKTLLNIAIRFADLIDREFGWGKIEKYPGHQVIEIGLAKLYRITGEKRYLDLAKFFLDVRGPNQGEYSQAHLKVIDQTEAVGHAVRAAYMYSGMADIAALTGNQDYIHAIDKIWEDVVSKKLYITGGIGATGAWEGFGPPYALPNFSAYCETCASIANVFWNYRLFLLHGESKYIDVLERTLYNAANSGMSLEGDRFFYANPLEARKNQARSPWFSCACCPSNVARFFPSIPGYQYAVQGDQIYVNLFVGGKASIRTTAGELEMIQETRYPWDGQVDIRVNPRSSSQFTVKIRIPGWARGEVVPSDLYTFASGNTNPVPVTINGQPQAYQVDHGYAVITRRWESGDHISINFPMQPRFVRAHPNLKDDEGKVAIQRGPLVYCLEGQDQPDEHVINTMVFENAKLESTWEPALLNGVMAVSLEGAVVHEESNQNLASNRIPLIAIPYYAWANRERNFMAIWLADDMRHTTPVPMPTLASTGKVSCSEDVRNLDAIHDQYLPENSNDHTNPYLHFWPRFGTQEWVQYDFKETASISSSRVYWFDDGPDGGCRIPADWKLQYLKGSKWKDVKIKGDYPLSKDEWNNVHFKAVSTNAMRLIMTSQPGVSSGIHEWEVGKP